Within Spinacia oleracea cultivar Varoflay chromosome 4, BTI_SOV_V1, whole genome shotgun sequence, the genomic segment agggttgtttttgtagccctcattgtaagagttggagaatgggttattttgtttgtaggattgaaatgcgtgacattgttcaacagagctcctacattccggtgcataatgaccagacatttcacaactttcacaaacagtagcaggttgggcactcatagcagctacgCTAGCAGGTTGGGCTGATTGAGTATTgactgcttgcatattatcaaacttatagtgtaaagcagtcaattgggcagttaattgttcaatagaatttaaatcatgcttaccacccctattagatagtcctctaggatttccatactgggcattgtgaatggctatctcctcaatcacctccatagctctaggcacctcaagttgcataaacctcccactggcagctgaatccaacaaacatctagactcattgcccagaccattataaaactgctgaatcaagaaccaatcttccaaaccatggtgcgggcactctctttgcaaatccttgaatctctcccagacctcgaacaaactctcatctgcttattgtgagatacctaatatccgacccctcagacgagccgttttctcaggtggaaaatatttaacataaaaagcaagagccaaggactcccaattagtgattttcaaagccgcccgattcaacccattaatccacagtttagctttcccactcaaagagaacgggaaaagtatctccatagtctgctccggagtcaatcccttttgcttgatggtggaacaatattggataaaggactgaatgtgaagattcggatcttcacctggttccccaccgtactggcgtctctcgatcatgttaatcaatgcaggcttaatcttgaaggtctcagctgcaatagaaggcatgatcgcctttggtagcacggacagacttggcttagaatagtctgtaagccgtggggtaggtggcggtatcagattttcgtcacccatctctatctctgaaactgaatctgtatctgaaggaaaaagatcgccaatattatgatcagaatcagagtaattcccacactgtgcaatgaaagttcttcgtctacgaaaggttctttcgggctcaggatcgaatggagtaagattactagtacctacggtcctgggcatagacaaagactacaaaacaatgtgagatccggtctcaaggaacgtgagttccttgagtagtaacaaacaataatctaggataagcaatcaacaacagaaaataaaatcgtttccccggcaacggcgccaaattttgacaggctaaagtcgtatcacctaatcaaaaaataacctaaggtccactagctaggtagcaagggaagtcatgatcgaatccacagggaaacaggcgttctttctactatcaattaattaatctagactattgtgaacaaaagttggttgatggtttgtatgctaagactacgaacgataattaaacaagaatgaatcaatatattaaggaatctagggtataggttcgccaacaaataataatccaggacattgaacaatcacgataatcgacaaagtaattaattagactagtatgctctctcaagtcgatactaatcatagacttagaattaacgggctctcgctacgtattaactctaattccacctattgacacaagcctaaacatcaaattgcatctctcgaatcttaatttgatattgcataactaccacaattaaacctgcgcaaatctaattgtatagtgaaataaaccaatcaataggaatcaattacaatgccaacaatcataatcattcaatcatcccttcatattattcatggatccccaaccctagaaattaaactactcaagcatgttgacaataaacaaagcaataatcataattgaaagcattattaaagcgagacaataaattgaaataagaaataatacctatttgaagaataaagggaagtgaaagcttgaatttttattgagaattaaactaagtgtttttgcataaactagagagaaaactaggctAAGGGAAATAATACTAAGcttcaatactagaaaataaagtgtcctctaaaaataattaaagcttgtttatatagtttaccaaaataaagcctaaaaaacggaaagtaaatgcgcgaaaaactgctggaggttggcgtcgcccgatcgggcgtcgcttcgcccgatcgggcgatccactcgatagtcggcccgatcgggccaaaatccgcccgatcgggcggtttgtgaaCTCTCCACATAGGCTCCAGGAttaccgcccgatccggatcgggcgagctgcgcccgatcgggcgcgcgttgatgaatccAAATTGCCTAAATttcgcccgatggttgcatttcgccctcagcttccagggcgatttgcaatcttcaatgtagctcgcccatatcactgagtctaactctcggggctcaaccataagcatccaaggctcccgaaagtcgacgatggaggtcccgaacttcctcgggctcatatagtggcctagatcaacatgaaacgggtctaaaaagaccaatttctcataatcaaacctgaaactcaaggcacactcaataacacacattagtactagaaacggctcctaagagcacgtttgacacataaaagtactaagggacgggggtaaaaatactatataaaacatgcatatcacccactaacaacccacccattaacccaccaacccacccatttctttttcttttctctctcccttccttcttccattaactcactggtctcttccccttccttcttccattaaCCCCTCAAAAATCAGCAACCTAGATTGCAGATTCCTCCCCACTACACCCACCATTTCATTTCTTCTATCTCCTCCTCCTGCCACCGtaacaaccaccaccactgcTATTAAAATACCCCTCAAACATCAAGCAACCCAGATTCACGAATCAAGCAACCTAGATTCCTCCACCACCTTGCCACCGTTTCATTTTTTCTCTGAATCTCTTCAATTTTCTCTTATAACATTCCATATTTCTCTGAATTTATGTTTGAGCTGTAgttattttttcaattcaagCATTTTCAAGCATTTTTGCCGGACGATTTGGTAGTCTTGGGATTACTTTTTGGCAGAAAATTAAATCCGGACGATTTGGTAGTTTGTGGGATTTCGTTTTGGCAGAAAATGCAGAGGATTGAAGAAAAATGGTCGGAATCGTTCAATCGAGTGATGATGTCGAAACTCCTTCACCTCTGCTGTGAGTTCGACTCGGTGAACTCAACAGAGGTTCTGATTAGCGGCGAAATTACCGGCGGCGCCGTCGTTCCTTCAGTTAACGACGTCGACGGAGATTCTGGCTTCGCTCCGCTTCACACCGCCGCGGAAAACCACGCTCTCCACTGCATTGAGTTGCTCCTCCGCAAAAGAGCACGAACGAACGTGAAAACAAAGTGCTATTGCAGTAGTTATTGCAGGCACATCGGTTGGAAATGGTTGTGTTTGGAGGAGGTGATTTGGTCGTTTCTGGGCTGCGGGTTCGACGAAGACGAAGGGCAGAGTAGCAACAAGTAACTTCCATGGAGggaagggaagaagaagggggtGAGAGAAACGAAAAAGTAATTAGGGaaaaaatgggttaatgggtgggttaattggGTTAATTAGTGTTGATGACGTCATAAGGGTATTTCGTGTAATAAGTACTCCgtattgaaataggggtattttatgtatttctgaaagtcgaggggcatttggtgaattacgccaaaattcgggggtatttcatgaaaaatccgtatatGAAATaccaaataaacataatacTCTCATTCTATGCTTTTACGACTTACTCTCGTTACCCTAAATTATCTTgctcaatcgattgttagcaccatcatcaaggcaagttcgtctctaagtagaatttgcccaaaacagaacctctaacatgaaattgaataagaaaagtaacagcgaatacaatgtatacgtaacaccagcatagaaagtcaagtaacaccagtctatgcaaggaacctctaacatgaagcTGCAATGCAACAAGAAAAGCAACAGCGGATACAATATATAAGTAACACcggcatagaaagtcaagtaacactagtctatacaaggaaTATCTAATATGATATTGAATAAACtttaataaaacaataaaagtAACAATGagtacaatgtataagtaacaccaacatagaaagtcaagtaacagcAATCAGTAACGTCGTTTATAAAAAAAACCTTCGTCTATAGTTTCCTTTTATCGTACTCCGtactaaagatggttgtggcgGAGCCGACACGAAAAAAGAACGGACTGACACGGCCACGAAATCGCGGGCCGTGGAgccatatttttttttggaaaaagcatgaTAAGGCATGGCACGGGCCAACCGACATAACAAAACATgctaaatttaataaaattatacttAGACACAACGGCCCAACAAAAAAGAACGTGGGTGTAGGCCTCTTTTTTAAAATTTCTACCACAACCCGTTACCAACAACTTAACGTGAGTCGGAGCCATTCAGGCTAGAATCCCCACCCGGCCGTCAACCATCTTTACCCATACTAGAAATCCATTCAAATATTGTCTCCCGTTTACTTGTTCTTTGCTAACGAACGAGTAACGACGTGTTCAAGGCGTGTAGACTAGCGTGTCCGAAAAAGTGCGTCCCAACACCTATACCTTAATTAACTTACTATTCTCATATTAACATCCCACTTAAACACtagtaataatttaattttggcTTAAATTACCATAATTACAAATAAATTTccatgttttttatttttcaccCACCCATAAAACGCGGTGCTTGACCTCCTCATATAACTCCCACCCCCTCTGCCTTAGGGTTCTCTCATCCACCCCACCCcccctttctttctctctcctaaattcTCTTTGATCTTTACATCTTTTCCCACTTCCCCTtcatttttcttgtgattttgatgttttttgtGCTTTCTGGGTATATATCaatctctcaaaaaaaaaaccctagatttcataatttttaaaatttgacCTTTTCTTATGCAATATTGTTAATACCCAAATCAAAAATTTGTGGAAATGCTGGTGATAGATTAGATTTTGATGAAGTTTTAGCATCTGGGTACTTCATAAATTCTCCAGAAATCTGAAATTTGcgtgattttgaattttgatacccaaatcaaaaaaaatcgAGGGGTATTTTTGTGAGAAATGCCCGCAACAGATTACCAAGGTTCAGGAAGTCCGTTGACGAATTTCGGCCGTTCGATTCTTAGCATAAGGCGTGATCAAAGTCAATCTCATACAACAACAATGGAGGGTACACATGACGCGACAAATCAAGAATACGAGCTGGAAACGTTTCAAAAACAGGTAGCTGAGCAGTTCAATGAGCTATCATCAGCAGGTCCAGATGagctactttctctctcatggGTGCGTAATTTGTTGGATGTTTTCATTTGTTGTCAAGAAGAATTTCGTATTGTGTTATTTAATAACAAGGGTTATTTAAATAGGCCACCTATGGACCGTTTAATTGGTGAATTTTATGAAAGGAGTGTGAAAGCTCTTGATGTTTGTAATGCGATTAGGGATGGGATTGAACAGGTTAGACAATGGGAAAAATTATTGGAAATTGTTATTTGTGCTCTTGATAATCAAAAGAGTTTAGGGGAGGGGCAAATTCGCAGGGCGAAAAAGGCATTGATTGATTTGTTGATTGGGATGTTGGATGAGAAAGAATCAAATGCTGCTCTTGCTCATAGGAATAGGTCGTTTGGGAGGAATAATGGGAGTGGTAAGGGTGATCAGCAGAAGAATATGGGTCATTTTCGATCATTATCGTGGAGTGTTTCAAGGTCTTGGTCTGCATCAAGACAACTCCAAGCGATGGGGAATAACTTGAGTGCACCTAGAGCTAATGATGTTATGGCTACTAATGGACTTGCTGTTGCTGTTTACACTATGAGTTGTGTATTGTTGCTTGTAATGTGGGCTTTGGTGGCAGCGATTCCTTGCCAAGACCGCGGTTTGCAAACACATTTTTCGATCCCTAGACAGTTCGTTTGGGGACCTGCAGTTTCATCAATCCATGAGAGGATCTTTGAAGAGAGTAAGAAGAAGGATAGAAAGAATGCTTGTGGGTTGTTAAGAGAGATTTATCAAACCGAGAAATGGACTCGTCAAATGAATGAAATACTTGATTCATTGCAATTTCCATTATCAGAGGAGAAGGAAGCTGAGGTTAGGCAACGAGTTGAGGAACTTAAAGAGGTATTCTCTACTCTGAAAGATGGGTTATACCCCTTAGAGAGGCAAGTCAGGGAGGTGTTTCATCGGATTGTTAGGAGCCGCACTGAAGGTCTTGATTCGTTGGGTCGTGGAGGCACTTCTGAATGATGTTCGATAGTTGGAATTACATTGTCAGTTTTTGGTTTCTGATTTCGGTTTATGGTTATGCAAAAATCGATATCTGATGCTGGTTTCGCTAAGAAATATTATATGGGATTAGAAAATGAATTGTGCTTTTGTATTTATGATTGTGATCAGCATCAAATACATTTGTGTaaagataagataaaattatGGTGTTAATGTTTGGATCTTTCTTGGTCCAATTCCATTCCATTCAGCTGTTGTTGCTGGTTTTCTGTAGTCTGTCAGGAATCCAGAGTTTCAGACAGGGTTTTTGCTTCTGGGTTGTAGCTCAACATTATTCTTGActattttctcctttttatttatttaaatactGAGTAGTCTATTTAGGATTTCATTTTACTGGGTTTATGGATACATATCTTCTGTTAGTTCTGTATGAAGGAAGCAAATATTTgaagaggaaaaaaaaagagagagaatgaaAAAGTTAACTGAATCTTTTTACTCTTAGCTCAATTGTATCATTTTTTGTCTGGGTTCTTTTTTATATGCTCCGAAGCAAGGAGATGAATTACTGGCcttaaaatcaaaatcaattgTATGGTGAAATTGATGAACTCTTATTTGTTTGTCCTGACCTGTTTATGAATATCTTTTATAATGATTTTGGTTGTATTAGAAAATAGTTGTGAATTTAGAGTACAATTTGGGCAGATATGTAATGCTTGTAGAGTTGTAGATACCTGATGTCTGGGGTTGTCACATTTGTGAAGACAACAATGTTGACATGTTTTAGCTCTGTTTCTTGTTTTGGTGCATCATTCTTCCTCCTCTTCAATATGTgactttctctttctcttcatcTTCAATAATTGTGTTCAAACGGAAGAGGTAGTGCAGTCCTCTTACATATCTGGGTAAAATTTATATATACAACCAGCAGTACCTTGTGAAGGGTACGAGCAATTAAGGTTGTTTATTTGTTCACTAATCTTATATTTGTGCGAATATACATACTCCGTAACATATTTGTGCTATTACATTTAAATTTGAAATAccatgtaaaaaaaatataatatcaaTGCGATGCATGCGGATGTAAGAAACATATAAGTTAATAGAGTCGTATGCATATaaacagattgattaaaatggtaagaatttatttaagaggctagattgattaaa encodes:
- the LOC110784833 gene encoding protein ROH1-like, which translates into the protein MPATDYQGSGSPLTNFGRSILSIRRDQSQSHTTTMEGTHDATNQEYELETFQKQVAEQFNELSSAGPDELLSLSWVRNLLDVFICCQEEFRIVLFNNKGYLNRPPMDRLIGEFYERSVKALDVCNAIRDGIEQVRQWEKLLEIVICALDNQKSLGEGQIRRAKKALIDLLIGMLDEKESNAALAHRNRSFGRNNGSGKGDQQKNMGHFRSLSWSVSRSWSASRQLQAMGNNLSAPRANDVMATNGLAVAVYTMSCVLLLVMWALVAAIPCQDRGLQTHFSIPRQFVWGPAVSSIHERIFEESKKKDRKNACGLLREIYQTEKWTRQMNEILDSLQFPLSEEKEAEVRQRVEELKEVFSTLKDGLYPLERQVREVFHRIVRSRTEGLDSLGRGGTSE